The following proteins are encoded in a genomic region of Nomascus leucogenys isolate Asia chromosome 17, Asia_NLE_v1, whole genome shotgun sequence:
- the APOC2 gene encoding apolipoprotein C-II isoform X2: MGTRFLPALFLVLLVLGFEVQGAQLPQQDETPSPAFLTQVQESLSSYWESAKTAARNLYEKTYLPAVDEKLRDLYSKSTAAVSTYTGIFTDQVLSVLKGEE; this comes from the exons ATGGGCACACGATTCCTTCCAGCTCTGTTTCTTGTCCTCCTGGTATTGGGATTCG AGGTCCAGGGGGCCCAACTGCCCCAGCAAGATGAGACGCCTAGCCCGGCCTTCCTCACCCAGGTGCAGGAATCTCTCTCCAGTTACTGGGAGTCAGCAAAGACAGCCGCCCGGAACCTGTACGAGAAGACATACCTGCCCGCTGTAGATGAGAAACTCAG GGACTTGTACAGCAAAAGCACAGCAGCCGTGAGCACTTACACAGGCATTTTTACTGACCAAGTTCTTTCTGTGCTGAAGGGAGAGGAGTAA
- the APOC2 gene encoding apolipoprotein C-II isoform X1 — translation MGTRFLPALFLVLLVLGFAPRALLTHSPPAEVQGAQLPQQDETPSPAFLTQVQESLSSYWESAKTAARNLYEKTYLPAVDEKLRDLYSKSTAAVSTYTGIFTDQVLSVLKGEE, via the exons ATGGGCACACGATTCCTTCCAGCTCTGTTTCTTGTCCTCCTGGTATTGGGATTCG CCCCACGGGCTCTCCTGACACACTCTCCCCCTGCAGAGGTCCAGGGGGCCCAACTGCCCCAGCAAGATGAGACGCCTAGCCCGGCCTTCCTCACCCAGGTGCAGGAATCTCTCTCCAGTTACTGGGAGTCAGCAAAGACAGCCGCCCGGAACCTGTACGAGAAGACATACCTGCCCGCTGTAGATGAGAAACTCAG GGACTTGTACAGCAAAAGCACAGCAGCCGTGAGCACTTACACAGGCATTTTTACTGACCAAGTTCTTTCTGTGCTGAAGGGAGAGGAGTAA